The Bacillus alveayuensis genome contains a region encoding:
- a CDS encoding energy-coupling factor transport system substrate-specific component (product_source=KO:K16925; cog=COG4721; ko=KO:K16925; pfam=PF09819; transmembrane_helix_parts=Outside_1_10,TMhelix_11_33,Inside_34_45,TMhelix_46_68,Outside_69_82,TMhelix_83_105,Inside_106_109,TMhelix_110_129,Outside_130_143,TMhelix_144_166,Inside_167_191) — protein sequence MKGLKLTDILVTIVISIVFGIVYKLWGPLYYAVKPLGLHIDQLIYGMWFIAATVAFLIIRKPGIALLAETAAASAEFITGSEWGLEVLLYGLIQGLFAEMVFAIFRYKKFHIGVTMLAAVSSTIGSLIMDFYKGYIDDLVFWNLLMFIGARFIGAIIIAGVFAHYLVKALEATGVTNLVRSVSQKDYDALN from the coding sequence ATGAAAGGATTAAAATTAACAGATATTCTCGTCACCATTGTCATTTCAATCGTTTTTGGTATTGTATATAAACTTTGGGGCCCTCTTTATTATGCGGTGAAGCCCTTAGGGTTGCATATCGACCAACTGATATATGGCATGTGGTTTATAGCGGCGACGGTTGCGTTTTTAATCATTCGAAAACCTGGTATCGCCCTGTTAGCTGAAACAGCGGCTGCATCTGCTGAATTTATTACAGGATCGGAATGGGGATTAGAAGTTCTTCTTTATGGACTTATACAAGGGTTATTTGCAGAAATGGTATTCGCGATCTTTCGATATAAAAAATTTCATATTGGTGTAACTATGTTAGCAGCTGTTAGCTCAACCATTGGCTCACTGATCATGGATTTTTATAAAGGGTATATAGATGACTTAGTATTTTGGAATTTACTGATGTTTATCGGGGCAAGATTTATAGGGGCAATCATCATTGCTGGTGTTTTTGCCCATTATCTCGTGAAAGCTTTAGAAGCGACTGGTGTAACGAATTTAGTAAGATCTGTGTCCCAAAAAGATTATGATGCACTTAATTAG